The following are encoded in a window of Cataglyphis hispanica isolate Lineage 1 chromosome 21, ULB_Chis1_1.0, whole genome shotgun sequence genomic DNA:
- the LOC126857251 gene encoding CTD nuclear envelope phosphatase 1A isoform X2, whose translation MILSVCISQMQPVKYEIFPLSPLSRHRLNIVKRKVLVLDLDETLIHSHHDGVARPTVRPGTPPDFVLKVTIDRHPVRFFVHKRPHVDFFLDIVSQWYELVVFTASMEIYGAAVADKLDNNRGILRRRYYRQHCTPEMGSYTKDLSAICSDLSSVFILDNSPGAYRAYPHNAIPIKSWFSDAGDTALLSLLPVLDALRFTQDVRSVLSRNLHLHHTW comes from the exons ATGATACTGAGCGTTTGT ATCTCGCAGATGCAACCAGTCAAATATGAAATCTTCCCACTTTCACCTTTATCTAGGCACAGACTTA ATATAGTTAAGAGAAAAGTATTAGTATTGGATTTAGACGAAACGTTAATTCATTCTCATCACGACGGAGTGGCAAGGCCGACTGTCAGGCCTGGTACCCCTCCTGATTTTGTTCTTAAAGTTACAATAGACAGACATCCTGTTAGATTTTTTGTTCACAAAAGACCGCACGTAGATTTCTTCTTGGACATTGTTAGTCAGTG gTACGAGCTTGTAGTTTTCACTGCATCCATGGAAATTTATGGGGCAGCAGTCGCAGATAAACTAGATAACAACAGAGGTATCTTAAGGCGCAGATATTATAGGCAACATTGTACACCTGAAATGGGTTCCTATACCAAAGATCTGTCTGCAATCTGCTCAGATCTTTCTTCAGTCTTTATTCTTGATAACAGTCCAGGGGCTTATAGAGCCTATCCAC ATAATGCGATACCTATAAAATCATGGTTCAGCGATGCGGGAGATACAGCTTTATTAAGCTTACTTCCGGTCTTGGACGCTCTTCGTTTCACACAGGATGTACGATCCGTTCTTTCAAggaatttacatttacatcatACTTGGTAG
- the LOC126857251 gene encoding CTD nuclear envelope phosphatase 1 homolog isoform X1: MLKQLQMGMRAFLLMASRVWTCICFLLKKQISQMQPVKYEIFPLSPLSRHRLNIVKRKVLVLDLDETLIHSHHDGVARPTVRPGTPPDFVLKVTIDRHPVRFFVHKRPHVDFFLDIVSQWYELVVFTASMEIYGAAVADKLDNNRGILRRRYYRQHCTPEMGSYTKDLSAICSDLSSVFILDNSPGAYRAYPHNAIPIKSWFSDAGDTALLSLLPVLDALRFTQDVRSVLSRNLHLHHTW; this comes from the exons ATGCTGAAGCAATTGCAGATGGGAATGAGAGCTTTCCTCTTAATGGCCTCCCGTGTGTGGACCTGCATCTGCTTTCTACTCAAGAAGCAG ATCTCGCAGATGCAACCAGTCAAATATGAAATCTTCCCACTTTCACCTTTATCTAGGCACAGACTTA ATATAGTTAAGAGAAAAGTATTAGTATTGGATTTAGACGAAACGTTAATTCATTCTCATCACGACGGAGTGGCAAGGCCGACTGTCAGGCCTGGTACCCCTCCTGATTTTGTTCTTAAAGTTACAATAGACAGACATCCTGTTAGATTTTTTGTTCACAAAAGACCGCACGTAGATTTCTTCTTGGACATTGTTAGTCAGTG gTACGAGCTTGTAGTTTTCACTGCATCCATGGAAATTTATGGGGCAGCAGTCGCAGATAAACTAGATAACAACAGAGGTATCTTAAGGCGCAGATATTATAGGCAACATTGTACACCTGAAATGGGTTCCTATACCAAAGATCTGTCTGCAATCTGCTCAGATCTTTCTTCAGTCTTTATTCTTGATAACAGTCCAGGGGCTTATAGAGCCTATCCAC ATAATGCGATACCTATAAAATCATGGTTCAGCGATGCGGGAGATACAGCTTTATTAAGCTTACTTCCGGTCTTGGACGCTCTTCGTTTCACACAGGATGTACGATCCGTTCTTTCAAggaatttacatttacatcatACTTGGTAG
- the LOC126857241 gene encoding mRNA-decapping enzyme 1A, producing the protein MSDRTELRMNVAALKRVDPYVKDILETATHVALYTFNGDENEWEKTDIEGALFLYSRNGEPYNSILIMNRLNTNNLVEPVAPGLDLQLQEPFLLYRNSRCNIYGIWFYEKEECVRIASMLNKLLKECEESRKINSKPQNKNKKIVGLNDKNNVDIFSMLSKAQEDFNTSRVGGGGGGGGGGDNGNTIGSKSPLITPTTDNISGSLSAPLGPDVTSQSVMDFFAKAKVNTGQFKPGDQPTSGATVVVESTKPLLARLMSYPAAHTLEHIEKHIEKQRSITPQPTTHQSQPTTIPAANRSKRRNKPTSQQESTSAPISQDLPLPVTQNVNDSNGTTGFLRIQSPTNTPTSSTLRNHQAANITNTSNANPLASLFAHASGSTSSDDIIPTAPTLSGRGSAPALIPPVMFAAPSPPEPLSRPLEPLTRNQLLQAFNYLLKSDPDFINKLHEAYVKSFGEILS; encoded by the exons ATGTCGGATCGAACTGAGCTGAGAATGAACGTGGCTGCGTTAAAACGAGTCGACCCTTACGTCAAGGATATCCTGGAGACGGCGACCCATGTTGCTCTATATACATTCAACGGAGATGAGAACGAGTGGGAAAAGACCGATATCGAGGGCGCTCTATTTCTCTATTCAAGAAACGGCGAGCCATACAATAGTATTCTCATAATGAACAG ATTAAATACGAACAATCTAGTAGAACCAGTTGCTCCAGGTTTGGATTTGCAACTGCAGGAACCATTTCTGCTGTATAGAAACTCCAGATGCAACATTTATGGTATTTGGTTTTACGAAAAAGAAGAGTGCGTTCGTATTGCAAGCATGTTGAACAAACTTTTGAAAGAATGTGAGGAAAGTCGCAAGATCAATAGCAAgccgcaaaataaaaataagaaaattgtagGACTTAATGACAAAAACAATGTGGATATATTCAGTATGCTTAGCAAGGCGCAAGAAGACTTCAACACAAGCAGAGTTGGCGGTGGAGGCGGTGGAGGTGGTGGTGGCGATAACGGTAACACAATCGGATCGAAATCTCCATTGATTACACCCACGACTGACAATATTTCTGGTTCATTATCCGCTCCCTTAGGACCTGATGTCACTTCGCAAAGTGTAATGGATTTTTTTGCTAAAGCTAAG GTGAACACTGGCCAATTCAAGCCAGGCGATCAACCTACTTCGGGAGCGACTGTTGTAGTCGAGTCAACTAAACCTCTACTCGCGCGTTTAATGTCCTATCCGGCAGCGCATACTTTAGAACATATTGAGAAACATATTGAGAAACAGAGATCTATAACGCCGCAGCCTACTACTCATCAGTCGCAACCAACGACGATTCCTGCGGCGAATAGATCTAAAAGGCGGAACAAACCGACTTCCCAACAAGAGTCCACGTCAGCGCCGATTTCGCAAGATCTACCGCTACCCGTAACTCAGAACGTTAACGATTCGAACGGAACGACTGGATTCCTCAGGATACAATCCCCAACCAATACACCGACGTCTTCTACTTTAAGAAATCATCAAGCTGCAAACATTACCAATACCAGCAATGCTAATCCGCTTGCGTCATTATTTGCTCATGCCTCCGGAAGCACA TCATCGGACGACATTATTCCGACAGCACCAACGTTGTCAGGAAGAGGATCGGCACCAGCGTTAATACCTCCCGTAATGTTTGCCGCTCCCAGTCCACCCGAGCCTTTAAGCAGACCATTAGAACCGTTGACGAGAAATCAGCTTTTACAAGCGttcaattatctattaaaaagcGATCcggattttattaacaaacttCACGAGGCCTATGTCAAATCGTTCGGAGAGATACTTTCCTAA
- the LOC126857251 gene encoding CTD nuclear envelope phosphatase 1 isoform X3 codes for MKSSHFHLYLGTDLNVSDIVKRKVLVLDLDETLIHSHHDGVARPTVRPGTPPDFVLKVTIDRHPVRFFVHKRPHVDFFLDIVSQWYELVVFTASMEIYGAAVADKLDNNRGILRRRYYRQHCTPEMGSYTKDLSAICSDLSSVFILDNSPGAYRAYPHNAIPIKSWFSDAGDTALLSLLPVLDALRFTQDVRSVLSRNLHLHHTW; via the exons ATGAAATCTTCCCACTTTCACCTTTATCTAGGCACAGACTTA AATGTTTCAGATATAGTTAAGAGAAAAGTATTAGTATTGGATTTAGACGAAACGTTAATTCATTCTCATCACGACGGAGTGGCAAGGCCGACTGTCAGGCCTGGTACCCCTCCTGATTTTGTTCTTAAAGTTACAATAGACAGACATCCTGTTAGATTTTTTGTTCACAAAAGACCGCACGTAGATTTCTTCTTGGACATTGTTAGTCAGTG gTACGAGCTTGTAGTTTTCACTGCATCCATGGAAATTTATGGGGCAGCAGTCGCAGATAAACTAGATAACAACAGAGGTATCTTAAGGCGCAGATATTATAGGCAACATTGTACACCTGAAATGGGTTCCTATACCAAAGATCTGTCTGCAATCTGCTCAGATCTTTCTTCAGTCTTTATTCTTGATAACAGTCCAGGGGCTTATAGAGCCTATCCAC ATAATGCGATACCTATAAAATCATGGTTCAGCGATGCGGGAGATACAGCTTTATTAAGCTTACTTCCGGTCTTGGACGCTCTTCGTTTCACACAGGATGTACGATCCGTTCTTTCAAggaatttacatttacatcatACTTGGTAG
- the LOC126857251 gene encoding CTD nuclear envelope phosphatase 1 homolog isoform X4 → MLKQLQMGMRAFLLMASRVWTCICFLLKKQVRAISQMQPVKYEIFPLSPLSRHRLNIVKRKVLVLDLDETLIHSHHDGVARPTVRPGTPPDFVLKVTIDRHPVRFFVHKRPHVDFFLDIVSQWYELVVFTASMEIYGAAVADKLDNNRGILRRRYYRQHCTPEMGSYTKDLSAICSDLSSVFILDNSPGAYRAYPHNAIPIKSWFSDAGDTALLSLLPVLDALRFTQDVRSVLSRNLHLHHTW, encoded by the exons ATGCTGAAGCAATTGCAGATGGGAATGAGAGCTTTCCTCTTAATGGCCTCCCGTGTGTGGACCTGCATCTGCTTTCTACTCAAGAAGCAGGTTAGAGCC ATCTCGCAGATGCAACCAGTCAAATATGAAATCTTCCCACTTTCACCTTTATCTAGGCACAGACTTA ATATAGTTAAGAGAAAAGTATTAGTATTGGATTTAGACGAAACGTTAATTCATTCTCATCACGACGGAGTGGCAAGGCCGACTGTCAGGCCTGGTACCCCTCCTGATTTTGTTCTTAAAGTTACAATAGACAGACATCCTGTTAGATTTTTTGTTCACAAAAGACCGCACGTAGATTTCTTCTTGGACATTGTTAGTCAGTG gTACGAGCTTGTAGTTTTCACTGCATCCATGGAAATTTATGGGGCAGCAGTCGCAGATAAACTAGATAACAACAGAGGTATCTTAAGGCGCAGATATTATAGGCAACATTGTACACCTGAAATGGGTTCCTATACCAAAGATCTGTCTGCAATCTGCTCAGATCTTTCTTCAGTCTTTATTCTTGATAACAGTCCAGGGGCTTATAGAGCCTATCCAC ATAATGCGATACCTATAAAATCATGGTTCAGCGATGCGGGAGATACAGCTTTATTAAGCTTACTTCCGGTCTTGGACGCTCTTCGTTTCACACAGGATGTACGATCCGTTCTTTCAAggaatttacatttacatcatACTTGGTAG
- the LOC126857243 gene encoding cytohesin-1 isoform X3, which yields MIRNSYTFRGNWNRFGTHWSCSSSCLCIRSRRRQQQLKDELGEVVAEMEAMEGGGLTADETKPSNKAKQTSIGRKKFNMDPKKGIEYLIEHNLLAPTPEDVAQFLYKGEGLNKTAIGDYLGERHDFNERVLRAFVELHDFTDLILVQALRQFLWSFRLPGEAQKIDRMMECFAQRYCQLNPNIFTNTDTCYVLSFAIIMLNTSLHNPSVKDKPSVEQFISMNRGINNGGDLPRELLVSLYESIKTEPFKIPEDDGNDLMHTFFNPDKEGWLWKQGGRYKSWKRRWFILNDNCLYYFEYTTDKEPRGIIPLENIQVREIQDRHKPHCFELYAAGSEFIKACKTDSEGKVVEGKHTVYRMSAATDEEKDEWIKCVRQSISHNPFYDMLAARKKKAQKTNVHSKS from the exons ATGATACGAAACTCTTACACGTTTCGAGGCAATTGGAATAGATTCGGGACACACTGGTCGTGTTCGTCGAGTTGTCTTTGTATTCGAAGCAGACGCCGTCAACAG CAACTGAAAGATGAATTGGGCGAGGTTGTCGCAGAGATGGAAGCAATGGAGGGCGGCGGACTTACGGCCGACGAGACAAAACCGTCCAACAAGGCCAAGCAGACGTCGATCGGTCGCAAGAAATTCAATATGGATCCCAAGAAGGGCATCGAGTACCTGATAGAGCACAACCTGTTGGCGCCAACGCCGGAAGACGTCGCTCAGTTTCTTTACAAGGGCGAAGGTCTCAACAAAACTGCGATCGGCGATTATCTTGGTGAACGGCACGATTTCAACGAACGGGTGCTGCGAGCCTTCGTCGAGTTACACGATTTCACCGATCTTATATTGGTGCAGGCCCTACGTCAGTTCCTCTGGTCATTTCGATTGCCTGGCGAAGCGCAGAAAATCGATCGCATGATGGAGTGCTTCGCGCAAAGATACTGCCAGCTCAATCCGAATATCTTCACCAATACAGACACCTGCTACGTATTGAGTTTTGCCATCATTATGTTGAATACTTCGTTACATAATCCGAGCGTTAAAGATAAGCCCAGCGTGGAGCAGTTTATCTCGATGAATCGAGGGATTAATAACGGGGGAGATTTACCGCGAGAACTGCTTGTG AGTCTATACGAAAGTATAAAAACCGAGCCTTTCAAAATACCAGAGGACGATGGCAATGACTTGATGCACACCTTCTTCAATCCTGATAAAGAGGGTTGGCTGTGGAAGCAAG GCGGACGGTACAAAAGTTGGAAGAGGCGATGGTTTATATTGAACgacaattgtttatattatttcgaatataCAACGGACAAGGAACCACGTGGCATTATTCCACTAGAAAATATTCAGGTCCGAGAAATTCAGGACCGACACAAACCGCACTGTTTCGAATTGTATGCTGCTGGTTCCGAGTTCATAAAAGCATGCAAGACTGACAGTGAGGGAAAAGTTGTCGAAG GAAAACATACTGTATACAGAATGTCCGCAGCTACCGACGAAGAAAAGGATGAATGGATCAAATGTGTGCG GCAAAGCATATCGCACAATCCGTTCTACGACATGTTGGCGGcgcgaaaaaagaaagcaCAGAAAACCAATGTACATTCGAAGAGTTAA
- the LOC126857243 gene encoding cytohesin-1 isoform X1, giving the protein MIFTGRSVDALDEMRGTGTGGVRATADGGRRDASAVAIAAGWFSSLRRPGKRNKKSLNQKQAKSAWDLSVLSTTQLKDELGEVVAEMEAMEGGGLTADETKPSNKAKQTSIGRKKFNMDPKKGIEYLIEHNLLAPTPEDVAQFLYKGEGLNKTAIGDYLGERHDFNERVLRAFVELHDFTDLILVQALRQFLWSFRLPGEAQKIDRMMECFAQRYCQLNPNIFTNTDTCYVLSFAIIMLNTSLHNPSVKDKPSVEQFISMNRGINNGGDLPRELLVSLYESIKTEPFKIPEDDGNDLMHTFFNPDKEGWLWKQGGRYKSWKRRWFILNDNCLYYFEYTTDKEPRGIIPLENIQVREIQDRHKPHCFELYAAGSEFIKACKTDSEGKVVEGKHTVYRMSAATDEEKDEWIKCVRQSISHNPFYDMLAARKKKAQKTNVHSKS; this is encoded by the exons ATGATCTTCACCGGCAGATCGGTGGACGCTCTCGACGAGATGCGCGGCACCGGTACAGGTGGTGTCCGTGCAACGGCAGACGGCGGTCGCCGAGACGCGAGTGCGGTCGCTATCGCCGCCGGGTGGTTCTCCAGTTTGCGGAGACCCGGCAAGAGGAACAAGAAGAGCTTGAATCAGAAGCAGGCTAAGAGCGCCTGGGATCTCAGCGTCTTGTCCACCACG CAACTGAAAGATGAATTGGGCGAGGTTGTCGCAGAGATGGAAGCAATGGAGGGCGGCGGACTTACGGCCGACGAGACAAAACCGTCCAACAAGGCCAAGCAGACGTCGATCGGTCGCAAGAAATTCAATATGGATCCCAAGAAGGGCATCGAGTACCTGATAGAGCACAACCTGTTGGCGCCAACGCCGGAAGACGTCGCTCAGTTTCTTTACAAGGGCGAAGGTCTCAACAAAACTGCGATCGGCGATTATCTTGGTGAACGGCACGATTTCAACGAACGGGTGCTGCGAGCCTTCGTCGAGTTACACGATTTCACCGATCTTATATTGGTGCAGGCCCTACGTCAGTTCCTCTGGTCATTTCGATTGCCTGGCGAAGCGCAGAAAATCGATCGCATGATGGAGTGCTTCGCGCAAAGATACTGCCAGCTCAATCCGAATATCTTCACCAATACAGACACCTGCTACGTATTGAGTTTTGCCATCATTATGTTGAATACTTCGTTACATAATCCGAGCGTTAAAGATAAGCCCAGCGTGGAGCAGTTTATCTCGATGAATCGAGGGATTAATAACGGGGGAGATTTACCGCGAGAACTGCTTGTG AGTCTATACGAAAGTATAAAAACCGAGCCTTTCAAAATACCAGAGGACGATGGCAATGACTTGATGCACACCTTCTTCAATCCTGATAAAGAGGGTTGGCTGTGGAAGCAAG GCGGACGGTACAAAAGTTGGAAGAGGCGATGGTTTATATTGAACgacaattgtttatattatttcgaatataCAACGGACAAGGAACCACGTGGCATTATTCCACTAGAAAATATTCAGGTCCGAGAAATTCAGGACCGACACAAACCGCACTGTTTCGAATTGTATGCTGCTGGTTCCGAGTTCATAAAAGCATGCAAGACTGACAGTGAGGGAAAAGTTGTCGAAG GAAAACATACTGTATACAGAATGTCCGCAGCTACCGACGAAGAAAAGGATGAATGGATCAAATGTGTGCG GCAAAGCATATCGCACAATCCGTTCTACGACATGTTGGCGGcgcgaaaaaagaaagcaCAGAAAACCAATGTACATTCGAAGAGTTAA
- the LOC126857248 gene encoding peroxisomal membrane protein PEX14, which produces MTDQDTNNNALPLRDSLVKTAVQFLQNPKVSSSPLMQKQEFLKRKGLTDEEIKTAFKLASVDNTIDCNAFQNQNPYTAIQMSQGPIYPYHPTNIYQLTLLQKVKDIFNVTAFIGATAYFVYWLYKKFIEPFLFGRKKKNTVEDRITELDKTVQDSMKEMKTSILKMESEVQKLTQHQALDPTIPQLVHELKQDLSSLKALLLSRKQFPSAPASIPPWQLDTTNVSQEKATEREDDAGSGSSTNNSDSSLEMIREDPPKE; this is translated from the exons ATGACCGATCaagatacaaataataatgctCTTCCATTACGGGACAGTCTA GTGAAAACGGCAGTACAGTTTCTACAAAATCCCAAAGTGTCATCAAGTCCATTAATGCAAAAGCAAGAATTTCTTAAGAGAAAAGGCTTGACAGATGAAGAGATTAAAACAGCTTTCAAGCTAGCATCTGTTGACAATACGATCGATTGCAATGCTTTTCAAAATCAGAATCCGTATACTGCTATACAAATGTCGCAAGGACCTATCTATCCATATCATCCGACAAATATTTACCAATTGACACTTTTGCAAAAAGTCAAAGATATCTTTAATGTGACTGCATTTATTGGCGCAACAGCATACTTTGTTTATTGGCTTTATAAG aagTTTATAGAACCCTTTTTATTTGGTCGAAAAAAGAAGAACACTGTAGAAGACAGGATAACTGAATTAGATAAGACTGTTCAAGATTCcatgaaagaaatgaaaactTCAATTTTGAAGATGGAAAGTGAGGTGCAAAAACTGACTCAACATCAAGCATTGGATCCTACTATTCCACAATTGGTGCATGAATTAAAACAGGATTTGTCTAGTCTAAAAGCTTTACTTTTATCAAG gAAACAATTTCCTAGTGCCCCTGCTTCTATTCCACCATGGCAGTTGGATACAACAAATGTAAGTCAAGAAAAGGCAACTGAACGAGAGGATGATGCTGGAAGTGGAAGTAGTACCAATAATTCAGATAGTTCTTTGGAAATGATCCGAGAAGACCCGcccaaagaataa